attcctccatcagttTGGAGCCATGATGGCGATGCAGACCCTGATCAGTCTGCTGCTCTTACACTTGTACATTCGATACATTGGAGCAGAGTGAGCGAAGTTGGTTATCATTTAATCCCTGGTATAACCAAGAGCACACAGGCCACGCCAGTCTGATGAGTTTGATATAATTTCCTAAACCATGTCGCGGGGCGCTTTAAACTTTTCCCCGGGTCGCTTATTATTGTTTTGATAACAAATCAtgttgttcagtcatgttacctagcAACCTGATTGGTCTAGGCAAATCTGATTGGCACAGGAAGAAAGGAAAAGGGTCTGCTGTTCTTGAGATGTGCTTCAAAGGTAGGATTCATTATATTATTAATGTAATGTTTCTAAAAGGTTGTGGTAAGGTTGTCATGTTTGTTCTCCAGGCGGAGGAAACACAGGTGTGTCCGCTCAGCAAACAAAGCAGTGTTGAGCCCCTCTTCTTATTCCTCATTGACACCAACAACCTCAGGTAGGGttttctgtctgtgtgggtgagaTCAAATCAGCTGTGTTTATGTGCCCAGTGAAAACATGTGTATGTGTCAAACACTAACTGTCCTCCTGTCTTCTGTAGAGTCAATGTGAGGTCTTACGGAGACCAGGACAGCGTCTTGACCCAGCTGAAGACAGACAAGACACTCACTAAAGACTCAGGTCAGCACTATATACCTCCCGTCAATACAACACAATGCGATagcaggggagggggggggggtgccacGGTGCAGAAAACTGTcgttttatagctaatctcatggctattttccacattttgccttGAGGCTGAGCCATGAGGCTGAGAGCTCAGAGATTCTTGAAAGATGGGACAATCTCAACTGTTTTCCCCACAAATATTTGTcttaataataaatatatatatacactgagtgtacagaacatGATGACCTTTACAGACCATGAGTGGTCTTGCTGCTCTACATGTACTGAGGTCATTAAAAACAGGGTCCTTATGGTATAGCTGCCCCTGCGCATTCCTGATTCATTTAAGATTTTAGACTAATCTGACGGAGTTGACTATATCTCTGGACAAATCTTTTAGGAATCAGTTTTGAGAGAAATATTCTTTAGGGCTATTGCAAGAAACTACATATAATATTTTGTCAGTTAATATTCATTATTGCCagtttttagaatttttattGGGAGCGTTTGAAATTGGGATCCTTTGCACCAAAAAAGAGAATTTCCAGGAATAGAACCGAAATGGAAATGAATAATATAGAAAGTAATAGGAACATTCCCAAAGCAAATGTTTTCCCTTATACAATTTCACacatgttcagtttgtctcaaCTTTCAAGAATCCATGAGCTAATTTCATgctgttctacacattttgccgtgAGGCTGTAGCTACTGTTTCTTATCAAGAATAATGATTGAAGGAAAGACTTATGTGGTCGTATGCTGTCTGGGGGCCTGAACTCCAGGGGCCCAACACAAAAACACTGCAGAGTAGTGTTGTCTTTATATAACCTGTTGTCTTTATATAACCTGTTGTCTTTATATGTAACCTGACTACAGAGTAGTGTTGTTTTTATATAACCTGTTGTTTTTATATATAACCTGACTACAGAGTATCAAGGTTAGAGTTTAttcaccatcattatcatcatcattatgtGCTGTCTTCTGATTGGCTGTGTGTTCAGGTTCCAGGAGAAGAAGAGCGGCTGTCAATGACTCTGCGAACTGGAAAGAGACAGTACAGAAGAGTAATGTggaggaagagaagaaagagggaacgaaggaggaagaggagaaagatgCAGGGTTGAAAGAGGAGGGGacgaaggaggaagagaagaaagaggggacgaaggaggaagagaagaaagaggggacgaaggaggaagagaagaaagaggggacgaaggaggaagagaagaaagagGGGACGACGGAGGAAGAGAAGCCAGAACCCAAGGAGGAAAAAGTAAAGCTGGAGTTGGACAAAATGGAGACTAAAAAACCTAccaagcaggtgtgtgtgtgtctctgtgtgtgtgtgtctctgtgtgtgtgtgtgtctctgtgtgtgtgtgtgtctctgtgtgtgtgtgtgtctctgtgtgtgtgtgtgtctctgtgtgtgtgtgtgtgtgtgtgtgtgtgtgtgtgtgtgtgtgtgtgtgtgtgtgtgtgtgtgtgtgtgtgtgtgtgtgtgtgtgtgtgtaacttctGGACTGTATGTTTCTCCAGGTGGGGCGGATCAACGGGCTGACTCTGGATGTGCAGAAAATCAATGGCTCCTACAGCTTCAGCGTGAGTCCACTAACCTTTACACAACCTTTACACAACCTTCAAACGTCTTCCCCAGAACCTTAAAACAACCTTTTTACAGACACTGTCAAATAATTCTCCAACTTTTCTACAGCTTTTAGTCTTCCACACATTGTTCAACCTTCACACTGCTGGGTGTTTTATTTGAGTGACAGCTGACCGTGGCCCCTCCCTCTCCACAGTTCCACATGGTGATTGGCCAGTTGGATGAGGGCCTGTACAACCTGGACTTCCACTACTGTGATAACATTCTGCCAGGCACCAACCACCCCTACACTCTCAACGTGAGTGGTGTTCTGTATTACCTTGTTAGTGTTTTCACTTCTTAGTGTTTtctaaatgagtgtgtgtgtgtgtgtgtgtgtgtgtgtgtgtgtgtgtgtgtgtccaggtggaGGTGACGGAGAAGAACCCAGGAGGTTACCTGTCAGCAGCAGAGATCCCTCTCCCTCGTCTCTACATCTTCATGGCTGGAGTCTTCTTCATTATAGCCATGGTCTGGGTTTACACACTGCTGaagcacaggtacacacacacacacacacacaggtacacacacacacaggtacacacacacacaggtacacacacacacaggtacacacacacacaggtacacacacacacaggtacacacacacacaggtacacacacacacaggtacacacacacacaggtacacacacacacaggtacacacacacacaggtacacacacacacaggtacacacacacacaggtacacacacacacacacacacacacaggtacacacacacacaggtacacacacacacacacacacacaggtacacacacacaggtacacacacacaggtacacacacacaggtacacacacacaggtacacacacacaggtacacacacacacacacacacacacacacacacacacacacaggtacacgtACACACGGCGGCATGCTACGACACCGACATGCATTTCTTTGTCCTTGTCAGAGAGGCTACTGTGTATGCTGaacgggggcggcaggtagcttcaAGGTTAGAGGGTTTTGGACACTTACCGAAAGGTTGCTTGTTTGAATCCCGCAACCGACAACGTTAAAAATCTGCCTCTGTGccgttgagcaaggcacttaaccccattTGCTCTAGGGGTGCTGGACAATGGtctccctggccgtgaccccagtcCCTGCgggtgtgtctggggggggggggggtcgggatATGAACAAACACATTGCCATTACACTCTTGTACAAGAAACAAGTAACTGATAAATACAACCACCCCCCAAACTGTTATGATGCATTATTACATATAGGTGTACAGGAGAAACACTTATGATGCATTATTACATATAGGTGTACAGGAGAAACACTTATGATGCATTATTACATATAGGTGTACAGGAGAAACACTTATGATGCATTATTACATATAGGTGTACAGGAGAAACACTTATGATGCATTATTACATATAGGTGTACAGGAGAAACACTTATGATGCATTATTACATATAGGTGTACAGGAGAAACACTTATGATGCATTATTACATATAGGTGTACAGGAGAAACACTTATGATGCATTATTACATATAGGTGTACAGGAGAAACACTTATGATGCATTATTACATATAGGTGTACAGGAGAAACACTGTTATGATGCATTATTACATATAGGTGTACAGGAGAAACACTGTTATGATGCATTATTACATATAGGTGTACAGGAGAAACACTGTTATGATGCATTATTACATATAGGTGTACAGGAGAAACAAACACTTGTGAAGCATTATTACATATAGGTGTACAGGAGAAGGCTAATTCGTTAATCTTCGGtcagagtatatatatatatttttttattatgatCAGTATTATATTGTTAAATTATAGGAGTAATTTTGGTTACTAAAACATTCTTCCTCGCCTCAAGTTCAACTGTCAGTCTTGAGCGCTGCTGCACACTGCCTTCGTATCGTAGGCCTCCCACACTGCCTTCGTATCGTAGGCCTCCCACACTGCCCTCATATCGTAGGCCTCCCACACTGCCTTCGTATCGTAGGCCTCCCACACTGCCTTCGTATCGTAGGCCTCCCACACTGCCTTCGTATCGTAGGCCTCCCACACTGCCTTCGTATCGTAGGCCTCCCACACTGCCTTCGTATCGTAGGCCTCCCACACTGCCTTGGTATCGTAGGCCTCCCGCGCTGCCTTGGTATCGTAGGCCTCCCGCGCTGCCTTAGTATCGTAGGCCTCCCGCGCTGCCTTGGTATCGTAGGCCTCCCGCGCTGCCTTGGTATCGTAGGCCTCCCGCGCTGCCTTGGTATCGTAGGCCTCCCGCGCTGCCTTGGTATCGTAATCCTCCCGCGCTGCCTTGGTATCGTAGGCCTCCCGCGCTGCCTTGGTATCGTAGGCCTCCCGCGCTGCCTTGGTATCGTAGGCCTCCCGCGCTGCCTTGGTATCGTAGGCCTCCCGCGCTGCCTTCGTATCGTAGGCCTCCCGCGCTGCCTTCGTATCGTAGGCCTCCAGTATAGGAGGCTAGTAGCcacaacaaacctttttcaaAAGTTGTAAACTTTttagggtaatatcaaaagtCAAGCCATTGTTTTATATGGAAAATACATAGGAACTCACACAGTAAACAGTTTATAACCCTTCTCCTCTGctattctctcctttctctcttctctgctattctctcatttctctcgttctctcttctcctctgctattctctcctttctctcttctctgctattctctcatttctctcgttctctcttctctgctattctctcctttctctcttctctgctattctctcatttctctcgttctctcttctcctctgctattctctcctttcctcttctcctctactattctctcttgttctctcttctcctctgctattctctcttgttctctcttctctgctattctctcttgttctctcttctcctctgctattctctcttgttctctcttctcctctgatattctctcttgttctctcttctcctctgctattctctcttgttctctcttgttctcttcctctctccctcttctcctctcttcctccctcttctcctctcctgtaggTACAGTGTGTTTAAGATCCACTGGCTGATGGCAGCTCTGGCCTTCACCAAGTCCATCTCCCTGGTCTTCCATAGCGTGAGTACAGCagacacacatgtagacacacacacagagcaaccCACACACACGGACCTCCACATACATCCTCCACCTCACCGACACCACTAAATTACAATTGACTGTGATGTACAATGGAATATCCTCTAaaatgttcctctcctctctcagatcAACTACCACTTCATCAACACGGAGGGACACCCCATAGAAGGATGGGCTGTCATGTACTACATTACCCACCTGTCAGTCTGACTTCTATTTCAGTCTGGGTGATAGTTCTGTTGGGGGGGGGTGATTCATGTACTACATTACCCACCTGTCAGTCTGACTTCTATTTCAGTCTGGGTGATAGTTCTgttgggtgtgtggggggggggagaagagttTTGATACGTGTGCCTGTTACGTTTTGATATGCGTGCCTGTTACGTTTTGATACGTGTGCCTGTTACGTTTTGATACGTGTGCCTGTTACGTTTTGATACGTGTGCCTGTTACGTTTTGATACGTGTGCCTGTTACGTTTTGATACGTGTGCCTGTTACGTTTTGATACGTGTGCCTGTTACGTTTTGATACGTGTGCCTGTTACGTTTTGATACGTGTGCCTGTTACGTTTTGATACGTGTGCCTGTTACGTTTTGATACGTGTGCCTGTTACGTTTTGATACGTGTGCCTGTTACGTTTTGATACGTGTGCCTGTTACGTTTTGATACGTGTGCCTGTTACGTTTTGATACGTGTGCCTGTTACGTTTTGATACGTGTGCCTGTTACGTTTTGATACGTGTGCCTGTTACGTTTTGATACGTGTGCCTGTTACGTTTTGATACGTGTGCCTGTTACGTTTTGATACGTGTGCCTGTTACGTTTTGATACGTGTGCCTGTTACGTTTTGATACGCGTGCCTGTTACGTTTTGATACGCGTGCCTGTTACGTTTTGATACGCGTGCCTGTTACGTTTTGATACGCGTGTCTGTTACGTTTTGATACGCGTGTCTGTTACGTTTTGATACGCGCTCCTGTTACGTTTTGGTACGCGCGCCTGTTACGTCTTGGTACGCGCGCCTGTTACGTCTTGGTACGCGCGCCTGTTACGTTTTGGTACGCGCGCCTGTTACGTTTTGGTACGCGCGCCTGTTACGTTTTGGTACGCGCGCCTGTTACGTTTTGATACGCTCGCCTGTTACGTTTTGATACGCTCGCCTGTTACGTTTTGATACGCGCGCCTGTTACGTTTTGATGCGCGCGCCTGTTACGTTTTGGTACGCGCGCCTGTTACGTTTTGGTACGCGCGCCTGTTACGTTTTGATACGCGCGCCTGTTACGTTTTGGTACGCGCGCCTGTTACGTCTTGGTACGCGCGCCTGTTACGTTTTGGTACGCGCGCCTGTTACGTTTTGATACGCGCGCCTGTTACGTTTTGATACGCGCGCCTGTTACGTTTTGATACGCGCGCCTGTTACGTTTTGATACGCGCGCCTGTTACGTTTTGATACGCTCGCCTGTTACGTTTTGATACGCTCGCCTGTTACGTTTTGATGCGCTCGCCTGTTACGTTTTGATGCGCGCGCCTGTTACGTTTTGATGCGCGCGCCTGTTACGTTTTGATGCGCGCGCCTGGTACGTTTTGATACGCGCGTCTGGTACGTTTTGGTACGCGCGTCTGGTACGTTTTGGTACGCGCGCCTGTTACGTTTTGGTACGCGTGTGCCTGTTACGTTTTGGTACGCGTGTGCCTGTTACGTTTTGATACGCTCGCCTGTTACGTTTTGATACGCTCGCCTGTTACGTTTTGATACGTGCGTCTGTTACGTTTTGATACGTGCGTCTGTTACGGTTTGATACGCGCGCCTGTTACGTTTTGATACGCGCGTCTGTTACGTTTTGATACGCGCGCCTGTTACGGTTTGATACGTGCGCCTGTTACGTTTTGATACGTGCGCCTGTTACGTTTTAATAACGTGTTGTGTGCAGGTTGAAGGGGGCTCTGCTGTTCATCACTCTGGCGTTGATTGGTACTGGCTGGGCCTTCGTTAAATACATCCTGTCAGACAAGGAGAAGAAGATCTTCATGATCGTCATCCCTCTACAGgtacacctggggggggggggtgtggaaGTGACAGTCGACTCGTTAACCAATGATCTGACAGAGACAGATTTAGTGATGTATTCTTCATCTCTGGCAAACTTCCACCAgtttgacactctctctctctctcttcccccccaccccctctctctctctcttcccccccaccccctctctctctctcttcccccccaccccctctctatctctctctctcttccccccccccccccccccccccctctctctctctctctctctcttcccccccaccccctctcccagGTTCTGGCCAACGTAGCCTACATCATAATAGAGTCTACAGAGGAGGGCTCTAGTGAGTACGCCCTGTGGAAGGAGGTTCTGTTCCTGGTTGACCTCATCTGCTGTGGAGCCATCCTCTTTCCTGTTATATGGTCAGTATACTGTTAGGTGTTGTTCCTGGTTGACCTCATCCTCTTCCCTGTTATATGGTCAGTATACTGTTAGGTGTTGTTCCTGGTTGACCTCATCCTTTTCCCTGTTATATGGTCAGTATACTGTTAGGAGGATTGTTCCTGGTTGACCTCATCCTCTTCCCTGTTGTATGGTCAGTATACTGTTAGGAGGTGTTGTTCCTGGTTGACCTCATCCTCTTCCCTGTTATATGGTCAGTATACTGTTAGGAGTTGTTCCTGGTTGACCTCATCTGCTGTGGACCTCATCCTCTTCCCTGTTATATGGTCAGTATACTGTTAGGAGGTGTTGTTCCTGGTTAACCTCATCCTCTTCCCTGTAATATGGTCAGTATACTGTTAGGAGGATTGTTCCTGGTTGACCTCATCCTCTTCCCTGTTGTATGGTCAGTATACTGTTAGGAGGTGTTGTTCCTGGTTGACCTCATCCTCTTCCCTGTTATATGGTCAGTATACTGTTAGGAGGTGTTGTTCCTGGTTAACCTCATCCTCTTCCCTGTAATATGGTCAGTATACTGTTAGGAGGATTGTTCCTGGTTGACCTCATCCTCTTCCCTGTTATATGGTCAGTATACTGTTAGGAGGATTGTTCCTGGTTGACCTCATCCTCTTCCCTGTTATATGGTCAGTATACTGTTTGGAGGATTGTTCCTGGTTGACCTCATCCTCTTCCCTGTTGTATGGTCAGTATACTGTTAGGAGGAGGTGTTGTTCCTGGGTGACCTCATCCTCTTCCCTGTTATATGGTCAGTATACTGTTTGGAGGATTGTTCCTGGTTGACCTCATCCTCTTCCCTGTTATATGGTCAGTATACTGTTTGGAGGATTGTTCCTGGTTGACCTCATCCTCTTCCCTGTTATATGGTCAGTATACTGTTAGGAGGAGGTGTTGTTCCTGGTTGACCTCATCCTCTTCCCTGTTATATGGTCAGTATACTGTTAGGAGGATTGTTCCTGGTTGACCTCATCCTCTTCTCTGTTctcacatggagggctgtgtggcccctcaaagaaatgccaccccacaccacgactgacccaccgccaaaccggtcatgctggaggatgttgcaggcagcagaacgttctccactgcgtctccagactctgccacgtctgtcacgtgctcagtgtgaacctgctttcatctgtgaagagcacagggcgccagtggcgaattttccaatcttggtgttctctggcaaatgccaaacgtcctgcacggtatgcgctgtaagcacaacccccacctgtggacgtcgggccctcataccaccctcatggagtctgtttctgaccttttgagcagacacatgcacatttgtggcctgctggaggtcattttgcagggctctggcagtgctcctcctgctactccttgcacaaag
The DNA window shown above is from Salvelinus fontinalis isolate EN_2023a chromosome 40, ASM2944872v1, whole genome shotgun sequence and carries:
- the LOC129839641 gene encoding protein GPR108-like isoform X2; this translates as MGRHGGVGLAVFVLVLVFCEARRHKLALKNDTRFVVHLNTFGFFADGTLDVNVLSLRLPEDNSKHPVGFSLSKSRVNGVLSYTAEETQVCPLSKQSSVEPLFLFLIDTNNLRVNVRSYGDQDSVLTQLKTDKTLTKDSGSRRRRAAVNDSANWKETVQKSNVEEEKKEGTKEEEEKDAGLKEEGTKEEEKKEGTKEEEKKEGTKEEEKKEGTKEEEKKEGTTEEEKPEPKEEKVGRINGLTLDVQKINGSYSFSFHMVIGQLDEGLYNLDFHYCDNILPGTNHPYTLNVEVTEKNPGGYLSAAEIPLPRLYIFMAGVFFIIAMVWVYTLLKHRYSVFKIHWLMAALAFTKSISLVFHSINYHFINTEGHPIEGWAVMYYITHLLKGALLFITLALIGTGWAFVKYILSDKEKKIFMIVIPLQVLANVAYIIIESTEEGSSEYALWKEVLFLVDLICCGAILFPVIWSIRHLQEASSTDGKAAMNLEKLKLFRHYYVMIVCYIYFTRIIAILLKVTVPFQWQWCYEFLVEVSTLVFFVLTGYKFRPASNNPYLQLPLDEEDVEMDEVLTESGMLEGISKVKKTSNGRERQKESTL
- the LOC129839641 gene encoding protein GPR108-like isoform X3, with amino-acid sequence MGRHGGVGLAVFVLVLVFCEARRHKLALKNDTRFVVHLNTFGFFADGTLDVNVLSLRLPEDNSKHPVGFSLSKSRVNGVLSYTAEETQVCPLSKQSSVEPLFLFLIDTNNLRVNVRSYGDQDSVLTQLKTDKTLTKDSGSRRRRAAVNEGTKEEEEKDAGLKEEGTKEEEKKEGTKEEEKKEGTKEEEKKEGTKEEEKKEGTTEEEKPEPKEEKVKLELDKMETKKPTKQVGRINGLTLDVQKINGSYSFSFHMVIGQLDEGLYNLDFHYCDNILPGTNHPYTLNVEVTEKNPGGYLSAAEIPLPRLYIFMAGVFFIIAMVWVYTLLKHRYSVFKIHWLMAALAFTKSISLVFHSINYHFINTEGHPIEGWAVMYYITHLLKGALLFITLALIGTGWAFVKYILSDKEKKIFMIVIPLQVLANVAYIIIESTEEGSSEYALWKEVLFLVDLICCGAILFPVIWSIRHLQEASSTDGKAAMNLEKLKLFRHYYVMIVCYIYFTRIIAILLKVTVPFQWQWCYEFLVEVSTLVFFVLTGYKFRPASNNPYLQLPLDEEDVEMDEVLTESGMLEGISKVKKTSNGRERQKESTL
- the LOC129839641 gene encoding protein GPR108-like isoform X1, which encodes MGRHGGVGLAVFVLVLVFCEARRHKLALKNDTRFVVHLNTFGFFADGTLDVNVLSLRLPEDNSKHPVGFSLSKSRVNGVLSYTAEETQVCPLSKQSSVEPLFLFLIDTNNLRVNVRSYGDQDSVLTQLKTDKTLTKDSGSRRRRAAVNDSANWKETVQKSNVEEEKKEGTKEEEEKDAGLKEEGTKEEEKKEGTKEEEKKEGTKEEEKKEGTKEEEKKEGTTEEEKPEPKEEKVKLELDKMETKKPTKQVGRINGLTLDVQKINGSYSFSFHMVIGQLDEGLYNLDFHYCDNILPGTNHPYTLNVEVTEKNPGGYLSAAEIPLPRLYIFMAGVFFIIAMVWVYTLLKHRYSVFKIHWLMAALAFTKSISLVFHSINYHFINTEGHPIEGWAVMYYITHLLKGALLFITLALIGTGWAFVKYILSDKEKKIFMIVIPLQVLANVAYIIIESTEEGSSEYALWKEVLFLVDLICCGAILFPVIWSIRHLQEASSTDGKAAMNLEKLKLFRHYYVMIVCYIYFTRIIAILLKVTVPFQWQWCYEFLVEVSTLVFFVLTGYKFRPASNNPYLQLPLDEEDVEMDEVLTESGMLEGISKVKKTSNGRERQKESTL